A window of the Salvelinus fontinalis isolate EN_2023a chromosome 26, ASM2944872v1, whole genome shotgun sequence genome harbors these coding sequences:
- the tox4a gene encoding TOX high mobility group box family member 4-A isoform X3, whose protein sequence is MDLNFYSELSDGTGQNVDPEFLEAQAYNGYDPINKFPGGSDNYLTISGAGHPFLSSEQTFHTPSLGDEVFEIPPISLDPDTALSVGDVVSHFGELSGGAGSLAGAGSLARNAVVGGNDPSFASTYVNTTSQGLEHLSLGVMNQPGGGALLSSTLGVELGHSIGSHFSSSSPMTIDVPLGDMNHGLLGHNQLTTIDQSDLSAQLGLGLHGGNILSRSKSPDQLSVTPSPAGSLQDDDMDDFRSVLVDSPMSLSVSPAVLSHLSTMPASSPMLASSVSSALVRRGGGKPAMVAATAGPGGGKKGKKKKDPNEPQKPVSAYALFFRDTQAAIKGQNPNATFGEVSTIVASMWDSLGEEQKQVYKRKTEAAKKEYLKALAAYRANQLSQPSIEVMDTASSPSPPPIPEPVPLAPLAPARTSRLPQHIADQNTITNICASNIILDVPQVTTRSRTGACKPPTLGPTATPTLTPTITKIIISKQMLQAGAKLHQIPNSMVTVLPGGVRTLLPSAPRQPPPLLQMQHAPPPPRLQQMVHSPAPPPLQAKPRGGNAGPGLPVSITATPPPPLQIKIVPASLQADSSLPIIVTTTATAHSIGVNTSAVPASAYSTPTVALQLAKSTDLTASADEDSVTEEFTSGEMEMEFNVSPRATDAASGPLTLCVRVGCTNPAIESTDWDKEYCSSECVATHCRDIFMAWCSIRNQNTMVVK, encoded by the exons ATGGATCTTAACTTTTACTCTGAACTTTCTGATGGCACTGGTCAGAATGTCGACCCGGAGTTCTTGGAAGCACAGGCTTATAATGGATACGACCCAATTAACAAG TTTCCAGGGGGCAGTGATAATTACCTTACCATATCTGGGGCAGGtcatccttttctctcctctgag CAGACATTCCATACCCCCAGTCTTGGTGATGAGGTGTTTGAGATCCCTCCAATCTCCCTGGACCCGGACACGGCACTCAGTGTGGGGGACGTGGTTTCCCATTTTGGGGAACTCTCAGGTGGAGCAGGGAGTCTCGCGGGTGCTGGAAGCCTGGCGAGGAATGCTGTGGTGGGGGGCAATGACCCCTCCTTTGCCTCCACCTATGTGAACACAACCTCTCAGGGCCTGGAGCACCTGAGCTTGGGGGTAATGAACCAGCCTGGAGGGGGGGCCCTGCTCAGTTCAACACTAGGGGTG GAACTTGGCCACTCCATTGGCTCCCATTTCAGCAGCTCCTCTCCAATGACCATTGATGTCCCACTTGGTGACATGAATCATGGCCTATTGGGACACAATCAGCTAACCACTATTGACCAATCAGATCTGAGCGCCCAGCTCGGGCTTGGCCTTCATGGCGGGAACATTCTGTCTCGTTCCAAATCACCTGACCAGCTGTCTGTCACGCCCTCTCCAGCGGGCTCTCTCCAGGATGATGATATGGATGACTTCAGG AGTGTGCTGGTTGACTCTCcgatgtccctgtctgtctcccctgcgGTACTCTCCCACCTCTCCACCATGCCAGCCTCTTCCCCCATGCTCGCCTCCTCAGTCTCCAGTGCCTTGGTGAGGCGCGGCGGGGGCAAGCCTGCCATGGTGGCCGCTACGGCAGGGCCTGGAGGAGGGAAGAAGGGGAAGAAGAAGAAAGATCCCAACGAGCCCCAGAAACCAGTCTCTGCCTACGCCCTGTTCTTCAGGGACACTCAGGCTGCCATCAAGGGCCAGAACCCCAACGCCACATTTGGAGAGGTGTCCACGATAGTAGCCTCCATGTGGGACAGTCTTGGGGAAGAGCAGAAACag GTGTATAAGAGAAAGACGGAAGCGGCGAAAAAGGAGTACCTGAAGGCACTAGCAGCTTACAGAGCCAATCAGCTCTCACAG CCCTCCATTGAAGTGATGGACACAGCTTCTTCACCATCACCTCCTCCAATACCTGAGCCAGTGCCTTTGGCTCCCCTGGCTCCCGCCCGCACCTCCCGTCTCCCCCAACACATCGCAGACCAGAATACCATCACCAACATCTGTGCCTCCAATATTATTCTGGACGTCCCCCAAGTCACCACGCGTTCTCGCACAGGAGCTTGCAAGCCCCCCACCCTGGGCCCCACAGCCACCCCGACCCTGACCCCCACCATCACCAAGATCATCATCTCCAAACAGATGCTCCAGGCCGGGGCTAAGCTCCATCAGATACCCAACTCCATGGTGACGGTGCTCCCTGGCGGCGTGCGCACCCTGCTGCCCTCAGCCCCACGCCAGCCCCCACCTCTGCTGCAGATGCAGCACGCCCCTCCTCCCCCGCGGCTCCAGCAGATGGTACACTCCCCAGCCCCGCCTCCCCTACAGGCCAAGCCCCGAGGAGGGAATGCCGGGCCAGGGCTTCCTGTGTCCATCACCGCCACACCTCCCCCTCCACTACAGATCAAGATAGTCCCGGCCTCTTTGCAGGCAGACTCATCCTTGCCTATTATTGTTACGACAACAGCAACCGCCCACTCAATTGGTGTCAACACTTCCGCCGTGCCTGCATCAGCATACTCCACCCCTACAGTGGCTCTGCAGTTGGCGAAGTCCACTGACTTGACGGCGAGTGCAGATGAGGATTCGGTTACGGAAGAGTTCACTTCGGGAGAG ATGGAAATGGAGTTCAATGTGTCTCCACGTGCCACTGACGCTGCTTCTGGCCCCCTGACTCTCTGTGTACGAGTAGGATGCACCAACCCTGCAATAGAGAGCACGGACTGGGACAAAGAGTACTGCAGCAGTGAATGTGTGGCCACTCACTGCAG GGATATCTTCATGGCCTGGTGCTCCATCAGGAATCAGAACACCATGGTTGTCAAGTAA
- the tox4a gene encoding TOX high mobility group box family member 4 isoform X1: MDLNFYSELSDGTGQNVDPEFLEAQAYNGYDPINKFPGGSDNYLTISGAGHPFLSSEQTFHTPSLGDEVFEIPPISLDPDTALSVGDVVSHFGELSGGAGSLAGAGSLARNAVVGGNDPSFASTYVNTTSQGLEHLSLGVMNQPGGGALLSSTLGVELGHSIGSHFSSSSPMTIDVPLGDMNHGLLGHNQLTTIDQSDLSAQLGLGLHGGNILSRSKSPDQLSVTPSPAGSLQDDDMDDFRSCIFPRLSLSTGPAVTPKSVLVDSPMSLSVSPAVLSHLSTMPASSPMLASSVSSALVRRGGGKPAMVAATAGPGGGKKGKKKKDPNEPQKPVSAYALFFRDTQAAIKGQNPNATFGEVSTIVASMWDSLGEEQKQVYKRKTEAAKKEYLKALAAYRANQLSQPSIEVMDTASSPSPPPIPEPVPLAPLAPARTSRLPQHIADQNTITNICASNIILDVPQVTTRSRTGACKPPTLGPTATPTLTPTITKIIISKQMLQAGAKLHQIPNSMVTVLPGGVRTLLPSAPRQPPPLLQMQHAPPPPRLQQMVHSPAPPPLQAKPRGGNAGPGLPVSITATPPPPLQIKIVPASLQADSSLPIIVTTTATAHSIGVNTSAVPASAYSTPTVALQLAKSTDLTASADEDSVTEEFTSGEMEMEFNVSPRATDAASGPLTLCVRVGCTNPAIESTDWDKEYCSSECVATHCRDIFMAWCSIRNQNTMVVK; this comes from the exons ATGGATCTTAACTTTTACTCTGAACTTTCTGATGGCACTGGTCAGAATGTCGACCCGGAGTTCTTGGAAGCACAGGCTTATAATGGATACGACCCAATTAACAAG TTTCCAGGGGGCAGTGATAATTACCTTACCATATCTGGGGCAGGtcatccttttctctcctctgag CAGACATTCCATACCCCCAGTCTTGGTGATGAGGTGTTTGAGATCCCTCCAATCTCCCTGGACCCGGACACGGCACTCAGTGTGGGGGACGTGGTTTCCCATTTTGGGGAACTCTCAGGTGGAGCAGGGAGTCTCGCGGGTGCTGGAAGCCTGGCGAGGAATGCTGTGGTGGGGGGCAATGACCCCTCCTTTGCCTCCACCTATGTGAACACAACCTCTCAGGGCCTGGAGCACCTGAGCTTGGGGGTAATGAACCAGCCTGGAGGGGGGGCCCTGCTCAGTTCAACACTAGGGGTG GAACTTGGCCACTCCATTGGCTCCCATTTCAGCAGCTCCTCTCCAATGACCATTGATGTCCCACTTGGTGACATGAATCATGGCCTATTGGGACACAATCAGCTAACCACTATTGACCAATCAGATCTGAGCGCCCAGCTCGGGCTTGGCCTTCATGGCGGGAACATTCTGTCTCGTTCCAAATCACCTGACCAGCTGTCTGTCACGCCCTCTCCAGCGGGCTCTCTCCAGGATGATGATATGGATGACTTCAGG TCTTGTATCtttccccgtctctctctgtccactggtCCCGCTGTCACCCCGAAGAGTGTGCTGGTTGACTCTCcgatgtccctgtctgtctcccctgcgGTACTCTCCCACCTCTCCACCATGCCAGCCTCTTCCCCCATGCTCGCCTCCTCAGTCTCCAGTGCCTTGGTGAGGCGCGGCGGGGGCAAGCCTGCCATGGTGGCCGCTACGGCAGGGCCTGGAGGAGGGAAGAAGGGGAAGAAGAAGAAAGATCCCAACGAGCCCCAGAAACCAGTCTCTGCCTACGCCCTGTTCTTCAGGGACACTCAGGCTGCCATCAAGGGCCAGAACCCCAACGCCACATTTGGAGAGGTGTCCACGATAGTAGCCTCCATGTGGGACAGTCTTGGGGAAGAGCAGAAACag GTGTATAAGAGAAAGACGGAAGCGGCGAAAAAGGAGTACCTGAAGGCACTAGCAGCTTACAGAGCCAATCAGCTCTCACAG CCCTCCATTGAAGTGATGGACACAGCTTCTTCACCATCACCTCCTCCAATACCTGAGCCAGTGCCTTTGGCTCCCCTGGCTCCCGCCCGCACCTCCCGTCTCCCCCAACACATCGCAGACCAGAATACCATCACCAACATCTGTGCCTCCAATATTATTCTGGACGTCCCCCAAGTCACCACGCGTTCTCGCACAGGAGCTTGCAAGCCCCCCACCCTGGGCCCCACAGCCACCCCGACCCTGACCCCCACCATCACCAAGATCATCATCTCCAAACAGATGCTCCAGGCCGGGGCTAAGCTCCATCAGATACCCAACTCCATGGTGACGGTGCTCCCTGGCGGCGTGCGCACCCTGCTGCCCTCAGCCCCACGCCAGCCCCCACCTCTGCTGCAGATGCAGCACGCCCCTCCTCCCCCGCGGCTCCAGCAGATGGTACACTCCCCAGCCCCGCCTCCCCTACAGGCCAAGCCCCGAGGAGGGAATGCCGGGCCAGGGCTTCCTGTGTCCATCACCGCCACACCTCCCCCTCCACTACAGATCAAGATAGTCCCGGCCTCTTTGCAGGCAGACTCATCCTTGCCTATTATTGTTACGACAACAGCAACCGCCCACTCAATTGGTGTCAACACTTCCGCCGTGCCTGCATCAGCATACTCCACCCCTACAGTGGCTCTGCAGTTGGCGAAGTCCACTGACTTGACGGCGAGTGCAGATGAGGATTCGGTTACGGAAGAGTTCACTTCGGGAGAG ATGGAAATGGAGTTCAATGTGTCTCCACGTGCCACTGACGCTGCTTCTGGCCCCCTGACTCTCTGTGTACGAGTAGGATGCACCAACCCTGCAATAGAGAGCACGGACTGGGACAAAGAGTACTGCAGCAGTGAATGTGTGGCCACTCACTGCAG GGATATCTTCATGGCCTGGTGCTCCATCAGGAATCAGAACACCATGGTTGTCAAGTAA
- the tox4a gene encoding TOX high mobility group box family member 4 isoform X4, translating into MEFPGGSDNYLTISGAGHPFLSSETFHTPSLGDEVFEIPPISLDPDTALSVGDVVSHFGELSGGAGSLAGAGSLARNAVVGGNDPSFASTYVNTTSQGLEHLSLGVMNQPGGGALLSSTLGVELGHSIGSHFSSSSPMTIDVPLGDMNHGLLGHNQLTTIDQSDLSAQLGLGLHGGNILSRSKSPDQLSVTPSPAGSLQDDDMDDFRSCIFPRLSLSTGPAVTPKSVLVDSPMSLSVSPAVLSHLSTMPASSPMLASSVSSALVRRGGGKPAMVAATAGPGGGKKGKKKKDPNEPQKPVSAYALFFRDTQAAIKGQNPNATFGEVSTIVASMWDSLGEEQKQVYKRKTEAAKKEYLKALAAYRANQLSQPSIEVMDTASSPSPPPIPEPVPLAPLAPARTSRLPQHIADQNTITNICASNIILDVPQVTTRSRTGACKPPTLGPTATPTLTPTITKIIISKQMLQAGAKLHQIPNSMVTVLPGGVRTLLPSAPRQPPPLLQMQHAPPPPRLQQMVHSPAPPPLQAKPRGGNAGPGLPVSITATPPPPLQIKIVPASLQADSSLPIIVTTTATAHSIGVNTSAVPASAYSTPTVALQLAKSTDLTASADEDSVTEEFTSGEMEMEFNVSPRATDAASGPLTLCVRVGCTNPAIESTDWDKEYCSSECVATHCRDIFMAWCSIRNQNTMVVK; encoded by the exons ATGGAG TTTCCAGGGGGCAGTGATAATTACCTTACCATATCTGGGGCAGGtcatccttttctctcctctgag ACATTCCATACCCCCAGTCTTGGTGATGAGGTGTTTGAGATCCCTCCAATCTCCCTGGACCCGGACACGGCACTCAGTGTGGGGGACGTGGTTTCCCATTTTGGGGAACTCTCAGGTGGAGCAGGGAGTCTCGCGGGTGCTGGAAGCCTGGCGAGGAATGCTGTGGTGGGGGGCAATGACCCCTCCTTTGCCTCCACCTATGTGAACACAACCTCTCAGGGCCTGGAGCACCTGAGCTTGGGGGTAATGAACCAGCCTGGAGGGGGGGCCCTGCTCAGTTCAACACTAGGGGTG GAACTTGGCCACTCCATTGGCTCCCATTTCAGCAGCTCCTCTCCAATGACCATTGATGTCCCACTTGGTGACATGAATCATGGCCTATTGGGACACAATCAGCTAACCACTATTGACCAATCAGATCTGAGCGCCCAGCTCGGGCTTGGCCTTCATGGCGGGAACATTCTGTCTCGTTCCAAATCACCTGACCAGCTGTCTGTCACGCCCTCTCCAGCGGGCTCTCTCCAGGATGATGATATGGATGACTTCAGG TCTTGTATCtttccccgtctctctctgtccactggtCCCGCTGTCACCCCGAAGAGTGTGCTGGTTGACTCTCcgatgtccctgtctgtctcccctgcgGTACTCTCCCACCTCTCCACCATGCCAGCCTCTTCCCCCATGCTCGCCTCCTCAGTCTCCAGTGCCTTGGTGAGGCGCGGCGGGGGCAAGCCTGCCATGGTGGCCGCTACGGCAGGGCCTGGAGGAGGGAAGAAGGGGAAGAAGAAGAAAGATCCCAACGAGCCCCAGAAACCAGTCTCTGCCTACGCCCTGTTCTTCAGGGACACTCAGGCTGCCATCAAGGGCCAGAACCCCAACGCCACATTTGGAGAGGTGTCCACGATAGTAGCCTCCATGTGGGACAGTCTTGGGGAAGAGCAGAAACag GTGTATAAGAGAAAGACGGAAGCGGCGAAAAAGGAGTACCTGAAGGCACTAGCAGCTTACAGAGCCAATCAGCTCTCACAG CCCTCCATTGAAGTGATGGACACAGCTTCTTCACCATCACCTCCTCCAATACCTGAGCCAGTGCCTTTGGCTCCCCTGGCTCCCGCCCGCACCTCCCGTCTCCCCCAACACATCGCAGACCAGAATACCATCACCAACATCTGTGCCTCCAATATTATTCTGGACGTCCCCCAAGTCACCACGCGTTCTCGCACAGGAGCTTGCAAGCCCCCCACCCTGGGCCCCACAGCCACCCCGACCCTGACCCCCACCATCACCAAGATCATCATCTCCAAACAGATGCTCCAGGCCGGGGCTAAGCTCCATCAGATACCCAACTCCATGGTGACGGTGCTCCCTGGCGGCGTGCGCACCCTGCTGCCCTCAGCCCCACGCCAGCCCCCACCTCTGCTGCAGATGCAGCACGCCCCTCCTCCCCCGCGGCTCCAGCAGATGGTACACTCCCCAGCCCCGCCTCCCCTACAGGCCAAGCCCCGAGGAGGGAATGCCGGGCCAGGGCTTCCTGTGTCCATCACCGCCACACCTCCCCCTCCACTACAGATCAAGATAGTCCCGGCCTCTTTGCAGGCAGACTCATCCTTGCCTATTATTGTTACGACAACAGCAACCGCCCACTCAATTGGTGTCAACACTTCCGCCGTGCCTGCATCAGCATACTCCACCCCTACAGTGGCTCTGCAGTTGGCGAAGTCCACTGACTTGACGGCGAGTGCAGATGAGGATTCGGTTACGGAAGAGTTCACTTCGGGAGAG ATGGAAATGGAGTTCAATGTGTCTCCACGTGCCACTGACGCTGCTTCTGGCCCCCTGACTCTCTGTGTACGAGTAGGATGCACCAACCCTGCAATAGAGAGCACGGACTGGGACAAAGAGTACTGCAGCAGTGAATGTGTGGCCACTCACTGCAG GGATATCTTCATGGCCTGGTGCTCCATCAGGAATCAGAACACCATGGTTGTCAAGTAA
- the tox4a gene encoding TOX high mobility group box family member 4 isoform X2 — MDLNFYSELSDGTGQNVDPEFLEAQAYNGYDPINKFPGGSDNYLTISGAGHPFLSSETFHTPSLGDEVFEIPPISLDPDTALSVGDVVSHFGELSGGAGSLAGAGSLARNAVVGGNDPSFASTYVNTTSQGLEHLSLGVMNQPGGGALLSSTLGVELGHSIGSHFSSSSPMTIDVPLGDMNHGLLGHNQLTTIDQSDLSAQLGLGLHGGNILSRSKSPDQLSVTPSPAGSLQDDDMDDFRSCIFPRLSLSTGPAVTPKSVLVDSPMSLSVSPAVLSHLSTMPASSPMLASSVSSALVRRGGGKPAMVAATAGPGGGKKGKKKKDPNEPQKPVSAYALFFRDTQAAIKGQNPNATFGEVSTIVASMWDSLGEEQKQVYKRKTEAAKKEYLKALAAYRANQLSQPSIEVMDTASSPSPPPIPEPVPLAPLAPARTSRLPQHIADQNTITNICASNIILDVPQVTTRSRTGACKPPTLGPTATPTLTPTITKIIISKQMLQAGAKLHQIPNSMVTVLPGGVRTLLPSAPRQPPPLLQMQHAPPPPRLQQMVHSPAPPPLQAKPRGGNAGPGLPVSITATPPPPLQIKIVPASLQADSSLPIIVTTTATAHSIGVNTSAVPASAYSTPTVALQLAKSTDLTASADEDSVTEEFTSGEMEMEFNVSPRATDAASGPLTLCVRVGCTNPAIESTDWDKEYCSSECVATHCRDIFMAWCSIRNQNTMVVK; from the exons ATGGATCTTAACTTTTACTCTGAACTTTCTGATGGCACTGGTCAGAATGTCGACCCGGAGTTCTTGGAAGCACAGGCTTATAATGGATACGACCCAATTAACAAG TTTCCAGGGGGCAGTGATAATTACCTTACCATATCTGGGGCAGGtcatccttttctctcctctgag ACATTCCATACCCCCAGTCTTGGTGATGAGGTGTTTGAGATCCCTCCAATCTCCCTGGACCCGGACACGGCACTCAGTGTGGGGGACGTGGTTTCCCATTTTGGGGAACTCTCAGGTGGAGCAGGGAGTCTCGCGGGTGCTGGAAGCCTGGCGAGGAATGCTGTGGTGGGGGGCAATGACCCCTCCTTTGCCTCCACCTATGTGAACACAACCTCTCAGGGCCTGGAGCACCTGAGCTTGGGGGTAATGAACCAGCCTGGAGGGGGGGCCCTGCTCAGTTCAACACTAGGGGTG GAACTTGGCCACTCCATTGGCTCCCATTTCAGCAGCTCCTCTCCAATGACCATTGATGTCCCACTTGGTGACATGAATCATGGCCTATTGGGACACAATCAGCTAACCACTATTGACCAATCAGATCTGAGCGCCCAGCTCGGGCTTGGCCTTCATGGCGGGAACATTCTGTCTCGTTCCAAATCACCTGACCAGCTGTCTGTCACGCCCTCTCCAGCGGGCTCTCTCCAGGATGATGATATGGATGACTTCAGG TCTTGTATCtttccccgtctctctctgtccactggtCCCGCTGTCACCCCGAAGAGTGTGCTGGTTGACTCTCcgatgtccctgtctgtctcccctgcgGTACTCTCCCACCTCTCCACCATGCCAGCCTCTTCCCCCATGCTCGCCTCCTCAGTCTCCAGTGCCTTGGTGAGGCGCGGCGGGGGCAAGCCTGCCATGGTGGCCGCTACGGCAGGGCCTGGAGGAGGGAAGAAGGGGAAGAAGAAGAAAGATCCCAACGAGCCCCAGAAACCAGTCTCTGCCTACGCCCTGTTCTTCAGGGACACTCAGGCTGCCATCAAGGGCCAGAACCCCAACGCCACATTTGGAGAGGTGTCCACGATAGTAGCCTCCATGTGGGACAGTCTTGGGGAAGAGCAGAAACag GTGTATAAGAGAAAGACGGAAGCGGCGAAAAAGGAGTACCTGAAGGCACTAGCAGCTTACAGAGCCAATCAGCTCTCACAG CCCTCCATTGAAGTGATGGACACAGCTTCTTCACCATCACCTCCTCCAATACCTGAGCCAGTGCCTTTGGCTCCCCTGGCTCCCGCCCGCACCTCCCGTCTCCCCCAACACATCGCAGACCAGAATACCATCACCAACATCTGTGCCTCCAATATTATTCTGGACGTCCCCCAAGTCACCACGCGTTCTCGCACAGGAGCTTGCAAGCCCCCCACCCTGGGCCCCACAGCCACCCCGACCCTGACCCCCACCATCACCAAGATCATCATCTCCAAACAGATGCTCCAGGCCGGGGCTAAGCTCCATCAGATACCCAACTCCATGGTGACGGTGCTCCCTGGCGGCGTGCGCACCCTGCTGCCCTCAGCCCCACGCCAGCCCCCACCTCTGCTGCAGATGCAGCACGCCCCTCCTCCCCCGCGGCTCCAGCAGATGGTACACTCCCCAGCCCCGCCTCCCCTACAGGCCAAGCCCCGAGGAGGGAATGCCGGGCCAGGGCTTCCTGTGTCCATCACCGCCACACCTCCCCCTCCACTACAGATCAAGATAGTCCCGGCCTCTTTGCAGGCAGACTCATCCTTGCCTATTATTGTTACGACAACAGCAACCGCCCACTCAATTGGTGTCAACACTTCCGCCGTGCCTGCATCAGCATACTCCACCCCTACAGTGGCTCTGCAGTTGGCGAAGTCCACTGACTTGACGGCGAGTGCAGATGAGGATTCGGTTACGGAAGAGTTCACTTCGGGAGAG ATGGAAATGGAGTTCAATGTGTCTCCACGTGCCACTGACGCTGCTTCTGGCCCCCTGACTCTCTGTGTACGAGTAGGATGCACCAACCCTGCAATAGAGAGCACGGACTGGGACAAAGAGTACTGCAGCAGTGAATGTGTGGCCACTCACTGCAG GGATATCTTCATGGCCTGGTGCTCCATCAGGAATCAGAACACCATGGTTGTCAAGTAA